One genomic region from Spirulina subsalsa PCC 9445 encodes:
- a CDS encoding PAS domain-containing protein, with protein MPFCLPTLADLQTLIIPSPPQLSLEDSLQEAIAAISGGDCGCVVISQPEGFGLLNAEDVVRLLAQGQDTRQPLATLDISPAPTLKLSDWQDIDQIGQYFLTEGVRHLLIVDDRGNLEGVISQDKWLSLLTPHGDIKKNLEPFFTLTLNLLCIADVQGRFIRLNPAWETTLGYQTKDLEGQILLDFVHPEDRAATLAAIEQLKGQEKVEGFLNRYRRADGGYVYLEWYAQPYGSFLYAVAQDITQQKEIEETLKKREAHLQTAQRIAHLGSWEFEVATGKITWSDQVFRLLGRDIALGMPSYEEVLQIYHPEDQIVHDRVVTEAIATGKPYDLECRVCHEDGPYTYIQARGEPIMDAKGQVTALVGTILDITDRKTHEADLLRVSQQLAASNQELEAFAYSVSHDLRAPLRAIDGFSQALLEDYGQLFDDIAQDYFDRIRFNISRMSNLIDDLLSLSRVSRSELKPQWVNLSALAANLSQDLQIQEPQRRVEFIIAPDLKVTADPTLMAIVLTNLLENAWKFTSHHPSARIELGVMPGETTPVYFVRDDGAGFDMQYAKMLFGVFQRLHNTAEFPGTGIGLATVQRIIRRHGGKIWAEGAIEQGATFYFTIP; from the coding sequence ATGCCGTTTTGTTTACCCACCCTAGCAGACCTGCAAACTCTTATTATCCCGTCTCCCCCCCAACTTAGCTTAGAGGATAGCCTCCAAGAGGCGATCGCCGCCATCAGTGGGGGAGATTGTGGCTGTGTCGTGATCTCCCAACCGGAGGGCTTTGGGCTGTTAAATGCCGAAGATGTGGTGAGACTCTTAGCCCAAGGACAGGACACCCGCCAGCCCCTCGCCACTTTGGACATTAGCCCCGCCCCAACCCTGAAACTATCGGACTGGCAAGATATTGACCAGATTGGTCAATATTTTCTGACTGAGGGGGTGCGCCATCTCTTGATTGTGGATGACCGGGGGAACCTAGAAGGGGTCATCAGTCAGGACAAATGGCTTTCACTGCTCACCCCCCACGGGGATATTAAAAAGAATCTCGAACCCTTCTTTACCTTAACCCTGAATCTGCTTTGCATTGCCGATGTCCAAGGGCGATTTATCCGCCTCAATCCCGCCTGGGAAACCACCTTGGGTTATCAGACCAAAGACCTGGAAGGGCAAATCCTCTTAGATTTCGTCCATCCCGAAGACCGCGCCGCCACCCTAGCCGCCATTGAGCAATTAAAGGGACAAGAAAAGGTGGAAGGTTTCCTGAATCGTTATCGCCGTGCCGATGGTGGTTATGTTTACCTAGAGTGGTACGCCCAACCCTACGGATCTTTCCTCTATGCTGTCGCTCAGGATATTACCCAGCAAAAAGAGATTGAAGAGACGTTAAAAAAACGGGAAGCCCACCTGCAAACCGCCCAACGGATTGCCCATCTCGGCAGTTGGGAGTTTGAGGTCGCCACGGGTAAAATCACTTGGTCTGATCAGGTTTTTCGACTGTTGGGGCGCGATATCGCCCTAGGGATGCCAAGTTATGAAGAAGTCCTGCAAATCTATCATCCAGAAGATCAGATTGTGCATGATCGGGTGGTGACAGAGGCGATCGCCACCGGAAAACCCTACGATTTGGAATGTCGCGTCTGCCATGAAGACGGCCCCTATACCTACATCCAAGCGCGGGGGGAACCCATTATGGATGCCAAAGGCCAGGTTACGGCTTTAGTCGGTACTATCTTAGATATTACCGATCGCAAAACCCACGAAGCCGACCTGCTGAGAGTCAGCCAACAACTGGCCGCCTCCAACCAAGAACTGGAAGCCTTTGCCTATTCCGTCTCCCACGATCTGCGCGCCCCCCTGCGAGCCATTGACGGCTTTAGTCAAGCCCTCCTAGAGGACTATGGGCAGCTATTTGACGACATCGCCCAGGACTATTTCGATCGCATCCGCTTTAACATTAGTCGGATGAGTAACCTGATCGATGATCTGCTGTCTCTGTCGCGGGTATCGCGTTCTGAACTCAAACCCCAATGGGTGAACCTCAGCGCCCTAGCAGCAAACCTGAGCCAAGATTTGCAAATTCAAGAACCCCAAAGACGAGTAGAATTTATCATTGCGCCGGATCTGAAAGTAACCGCCGATCCCACCTTGATGGCGATTGTCTTAACCAATTTACTAGAAAATGCCTGGAAATTCACCAGCCATCACCCCAGCGCCCGCATTGAATTGGGGGTTATGCCAGGAGAAACCACCCCCGTTTATTTTGTCCGCGATGATGGGGCGGGGTTTGATATGCAATACGCTAAGATGTTATTTGGAGTGTTCCAACGGCTCCACAATACCGCAGAATTCCCCGGTACAGGCATCGGTTTAGCCACAGTGCAACGGATAATCCGTCGTCATGGGGGAAAAATTTGGGCCGAGGGAGCGATCGAACAAGGGGCTACCTTTTATTTTACGATTCCCTAA
- a CDS encoding response regulator, protein MVSPRPIILVEDNPDDERLTLRSLRRSKITNPILIARNGEEALNLIFSTYPLPTVVLLDLKLPKISGLDVLRRLRAEPRFKALPVVVLTSSSEEPDILESYNLGANSYVRKPVDFEQFAQAVSQLGLYWALINEPIPTEEPRE, encoded by the coding sequence ATGGTTTCCCCCCGTCCCATTATTTTGGTGGAAGATAATCCCGACGATGAACGCTTGACCTTGCGATCGCTCCGTCGGAGTAAAATCACCAACCCGATTTTAATTGCGCGCAACGGCGAAGAAGCGTTAAATTTAATTTTTAGCACCTATCCCTTGCCAACGGTGGTGTTATTAGACCTAAAACTACCGAAGATAAGCGGCTTAGATGTTCTGCGTAGACTGCGAGCCGAGCCAAGGTTTAAAGCCTTACCCGTCGTGGTTTTAACCTCCTCTAGCGAAGAACCCGATATTCTCGAAAGCTACAATTTGGGAGCCAATAGTTATGTCCGAAAGCCCGTAGATTTTGAGCAATTTGCCCAAGCTGTTTCGCAATTAGGTTTGTATTGGGCCTTAATCAATGAGCCAATCCCCACAGAGGAACCGAGGGAGTAA
- a CDS encoding response regulator, producing the protein MVQGIDAVFWIIDLQHTGRVYVSPVYSRIWGRRSDELYISPNAWVEAIHPEDRDGVVAAIPKQVKGEYDEEYRIVRPDGEIRWIRDRAFPIPNAQGEVYRIAGIAEDITDRKIAQAQLQATNEELIRATRLKDEFLANMSHELRTPLNAILGMTEGLQEEIFGPLNDRQLKALQTVERSASHLLELINDILDVAKIESGQVELDCSPTAIAPLCQSSISFIKQQALKKRIQLSVDLPLNLPDIVLDERRIRQVLINLLNNAVKFTPEWGRIVLKVSTIPPSESGRETYSLRFSVIDTGIGISPKNLKKLFQPFMQIDSALNRQYQGTGLGLALTKRIVELHGGQVGLTSEEGVGSCFMIDLPYEAGQTIPEQPPANLGGQANDLEIKSPGESSPLLLLAEDNEANISTISSYLTAKGYRIELAKNGQEAINQAVALSPDLILMDVQMPGMDGLEAMKRMREMPELATTPIIALTALAMDSDRDRCLQAGADEYLSKPVRLKQLTLTIQQLLTPPAYGRGIGGEISMLNQ; encoded by the coding sequence TTGGTACAGGGGATTGATGCGGTTTTTTGGATTATTGACCTCCAACACACCGGGAGAGTTTATGTTAGTCCGGTTTATAGCCGTATCTGGGGCCGCAGGTCAGATGAACTGTATATTTCGCCTAATGCTTGGGTGGAGGCGATTCACCCGGAGGATCGTGATGGTGTTGTGGCGGCGATTCCTAAACAAGTCAAAGGGGAATATGATGAGGAATACCGGATTGTGCGCCCCGATGGGGAAATTCGCTGGATTCGCGATCGCGCTTTCCCCATCCCCAACGCCCAGGGCGAGGTCTATCGAATCGCCGGGATTGCTGAAGATATCACCGATCGCAAAATAGCCCAAGCCCAACTACAAGCGACTAATGAGGAACTGATCCGCGCTACCCGTCTCAAGGATGAGTTTCTGGCTAATATGAGCCATGAACTCCGCACCCCCCTTAATGCCATTTTAGGTATGACGGAAGGGCTACAAGAGGAAATTTTCGGCCCTCTCAATGACAGACAACTGAAAGCCCTGCAAACGGTGGAACGGAGCGCTTCTCACCTGCTGGAGTTGATTAATGATATTTTGGATGTGGCAAAGATAGAATCGGGTCAGGTGGAGTTAGATTGTTCCCCGACGGCGATCGCGCCTCTGTGTCAATCCAGTATCTCCTTTATCAAACAGCAAGCCCTGAAAAAACGGATTCAACTCTCGGTTGATCTGCCCTTAAATTTGCCCGATATTGTTCTAGATGAACGGCGCATCCGTCAAGTATTAATTAATCTGTTGAATAATGCGGTGAAGTTTACCCCTGAATGGGGGCGCATCGTGCTAAAAGTCTCCACAATCCCCCCTTCTGAGTCTGGGAGGGAAACCTACTCTCTCCGATTTTCAGTGATTGATACGGGAATTGGGATTAGCCCCAAAAATCTCAAAAAGTTGTTTCAGCCCTTTATGCAAATTGACAGCGCCCTCAATCGCCAATATCAAGGAACGGGTTTAGGTTTAGCCCTCACTAAACGGATTGTTGAACTTCATGGCGGACAGGTGGGGTTAACCAGTGAAGAGGGTGTCGGGAGTTGTTTTATGATTGATTTACCCTATGAAGCGGGTCAGACGATTCCCGAACAGCCCCCTGCTAATCTGGGGGGACAAGCTAATGATCTGGAGATCAAATCACCGGGCGAATCGTCTCCTCTGCTGCTGTTAGCGGAAGATAATGAAGCCAATATCAGCACCATTTCCAGCTATTTAACGGCGAAAGGCTACCGGATTGAGTTGGCGAAAAATGGTCAGGAGGCCATTAATCAGGCGGTGGCTTTATCTCCCGATTTAATTCTGATGGATGTTCAAATGCCGGGAATGGATGGACTAGAGGCGATGAAACGGATGCGGGAGATGCCTGAGTTGGCGACAACGCCCATCATTGCTTTAACGGCGTTGGCGATGGACAGTGATCGCGATCGCTGTTTACAAGCAGGGGCTGATGAATACCTGAGTAAGCCAGTGAGATTAAAACAGTTAACCCTAACCATTCAACAGTTATTAACCCCCCCCGCTTATGGGAGGGGAATAGGGGGGGAGATAAGTATGCTCAACCAGTAA
- a CDS encoding hybrid sensor histidine kinase/response regulator, with amino-acid sequence MNTSKVLVIDDEPDNFDVIETLLSNQDYELYYSASGEDAISVLPIMQPDLILLDVMMPVMNGIEVCKRIKAMPEWATTPIIMVTALSSKESLAECLAAGADDFMGKPINALELRARVHSMLRIKHQYNKIEKLYGVQNNTIHILQGTLEQLRGNLASSLSHELNTPLNGILGMISLVMDDLEDMDTAEIMEMLGLAHQSACRLEGLVKRFLIYLELELKTSQDKEGLGSVPESKKQPLDSSLLSLSFLEPIWKKYAQQSQRYDDFDVMIEPGSVAISERYLTIILNEVIENALKFSKPGTKITLHTKILDDKLILSIQDLGRGMTEEQINQIGAFIQFGRKHYEQQGMGLGLKIIQKITDLVGGKTEITSIHNQETRVNITLPLAPSSEPN; translated from the coding sequence ATGAACACCTCAAAAGTCTTAGTGATTGATGATGAACCGGACAACTTTGATGTCATTGAAACCTTATTAAGTAATCAAGACTATGAGTTATATTACTCAGCGAGTGGAGAGGACGCTATTTCAGTTCTTCCCATCATGCAGCCCGATTTAATTTTACTGGATGTGATGATGCCTGTTATGAATGGGATCGAGGTTTGTAAACGCATCAAAGCCATGCCAGAATGGGCAACAACACCCATCATTATGGTTACAGCGTTGTCTTCCAAGGAAAGTCTCGCCGAATGTTTGGCCGCAGGTGCAGATGACTTTATGGGCAAACCGATTAATGCCTTAGAATTACGCGCTCGTGTTCATTCAATGCTGCGCATTAAGCATCAGTATAATAAGATTGAAAAGTTATATGGTGTCCAGAACAATACTATTCATATTTTGCAGGGAACCTTAGAACAATTGCGGGGTAATCTTGCCTCTAGTCTCTCCCATGAGTTAAATACTCCTCTTAATGGCATTTTAGGCATGATCTCCTTGGTCATGGACGATCTCGAAGATATGGACACTGCCGAAATCATGGAAATGTTAGGTTTAGCCCATCAATCAGCCTGTCGCCTCGAAGGTCTAGTAAAACGCTTTTTGATTTATTTAGAGTTGGAGTTAAAAACTAGCCAAGACAAAGAGGGTTTAGGCTCTGTTCCTGAGTCAAAAAAACAGCCCTTAGACTCTAGCTTGCTATCTCTATCTTTCCTTGAACCGATTTGGAAAAAATATGCTCAACAAAGCCAACGTTATGATGATTTTGATGTCATGATAGAGCCGGGTTCAGTGGCTATTTCAGAGCGGTATTTAACCATTATTTTAAATGAGGTGATAGAGAATGCCTTAAAGTTCTCTAAACCGGGAACTAAAATCACGCTACACACAAAAATTCTGGATGACAAATTAATCCTTTCGATTCAGGATTTAGGCCGTGGCATGACTGAAGAGCAAATTAATCAAATCGGTGCTTTTATTCAGTTTGGGCGGAAGCATTATGAACAGCAGGGGATGGGCTTGGGCTTAAAGATAATACAAAAAATCACTGATTTGGTAGGAGGAAAAACAGAAATTACCAGTATTCATAATCAAGAAACAAGGGTAAATATCACCTTACCCCTCGCCCCATCTTCCGAGCCGAACTAG
- a CDS encoding EAL domain-containing protein, with product MFSLLIVDDEPDNFDVIETLLIEEDYDLHYAANGTEAISVLPIIQPDLILLDVMMPVLDGIEVCKRIKAMAEWARTPIIMVTALSSKDTLAECLAAGADDFIAKPVSRLELMARVRSMLRIHQQYQQLTVFNTQLEAMVEERTAQLETLLNVDSLTQLGSRVYLLDTLAETSRSGGNHAIAYLDCDQFKLVNGAFGYGVGNELLQSIAQRLKQHLRRGDLLCRVGEDEFCFLLHHVPSADGLIPWIDEVMAGFLKPFQVANCDIFMSVCLGLALEDEVGASGEALLQAADMAMYKAKLRGKGCYQIFNCAMKAATLKRLTLETDLQRALEEQEFITYYQPIIRLTTQEIVGFEALVRWRHPERGLVSPGEFIPCLEETGLVVQVGLVVLEQACQQLQEWHQQGYVGLMMSVNLSVRQFGSATLLADVEKVLAKTGVNPWDLKLEITESALMENTTMAIALTEELRSRQIHISLDDFGTGYSSLGYLHRFPIDTLKIDRSFVNQMQPGNRNYQMVQTIIALSHQLGLAVVAEGIETPEQLKYLQELGCEFGQGYLFCKPLPASEIPLDSGFMILP from the coding sequence ATGTTTTCTCTTTTGATTGTTGATGACGAACCGGATAACTTTGATGTTATTGAAACCTTATTGATAGAAGAAGACTATGACTTACACTATGCCGCTAATGGCACAGAGGCTATTTCAGTCCTGCCCATCATCCAACCGGATTTAATCTTACTAGATGTGATGATGCCTGTTCTGGATGGGATCGAGGTTTGTAAACGCATTAAAGCGATGGCAGAATGGGCAAGAACTCCGATTATTATGGTCACGGCTTTATCGTCTAAAGACACTCTCGCCGAATGTTTAGCGGCTGGGGCAGATGATTTTATTGCTAAACCTGTAAGTCGGTTAGAACTAATGGCGCGGGTTCGTTCGATGTTGAGAATTCACCAACAATATCAACAGTTAACGGTGTTTAATACTCAACTGGAGGCAATGGTTGAAGAACGCACGGCTCAGTTAGAAACCCTGCTTAATGTAGATAGTTTGACCCAGTTAGGGAGTCGGGTCTATTTACTGGATACCTTAGCAGAGACTTCTCGTTCTGGGGGGAATCATGCGATCGCCTATTTAGACTGTGATCAGTTTAAGTTAGTTAACGGTGCTTTTGGCTATGGGGTAGGGAATGAATTGCTTCAGTCCATCGCTCAACGCCTGAAACAGCATCTACGCCGGGGGGATTTGCTCTGTCGGGTGGGGGAGGATGAGTTTTGCTTTTTGCTCCATCATGTCCCCAGTGCTGACGGGTTAATCCCTTGGATTGATGAGGTTATGGCGGGGTTTCTGAAACCTTTTCAGGTGGCCAACTGTGATATTTTTATGTCGGTTTGTCTGGGATTGGCGCTAGAAGATGAAGTCGGGGCGAGTGGAGAGGCACTCCTACAAGCGGCGGATATGGCAATGTATAAGGCGAAGCTGCGGGGTAAGGGGTGTTATCAAATCTTTAACTGTGCAATGAAGGCAGCCACCCTAAAACGGTTAACACTAGAAACGGATTTACAACGGGCTTTAGAAGAGCAGGAGTTTATTACTTACTATCAACCCATTATTCGGCTCACCACTCAGGAGATTGTGGGGTTTGAAGCGTTGGTGCGTTGGCGACACCCTGAACGAGGATTGGTGTCACCGGGGGAGTTTATCCCTTGTCTGGAGGAAACGGGTTTGGTGGTGCAAGTGGGTTTAGTGGTGTTAGAACAAGCTTGTCAACAACTCCAGGAGTGGCATCAACAGGGGTATGTGGGTTTGATGATGAGTGTTAATCTCTCGGTGCGTCAGTTTGGGAGTGCTACGTTGTTGGCGGATGTGGAGAAGGTTCTGGCTAAAACGGGGGTGAATCCTTGGGATCTGAAGCTGGAAATTACCGAAAGTGCTTTGATGGAGAATACCACAATGGCGATCGCGCTGACGGAGGAATTGCGATCGCGACAAATCCACATCAGCTTAGATGATTTCGGCACTGGGTACTCTTCTTTAGGCTATTTACACCGCTTCCCCATTGACACCCTCAAAATTGATCGTTCTTTTGTGAACCAAATGCAACCGGGCAACCGCAATTATCAGATGGTGCAAACTATTATTGCCTTGAGTCATCAACTGGGTTTAGCGGTGGTCGCTGAGGGCATTGAAACGCCAGAACAGTTAAAATATTTGCAAGAACTAGGCTGTGAATTTGGGCAAGGCTACCTATTTTGTAAACCGCTCCCGGCTTCAGAGATTCCCCTAGACTCAGGATTCATGATTCTGCCCTAG
- a CDS encoding circadian clock KaiB family protein — MTDSSPALPLLFKGIALFTPGGDIIYGIDPNKQDRWHTHLCTGLQEVLGLSEPPHFLIPSYTATIDRWRDPKTQNLHTVAECYPPVQRYKYLLNALFGTPNLTWQVVPWQEEFCEPLIVESYRSRFPELWDCHDLIIPYHRLPNPWEEFQAVPSLSFLDSPNTYVLRLFVSGDRSSTEKTLMNLHRLLEDGLKFPYTLKVIDIFKHPEQAEKDQVSATPTLVRAWPTPVRRIVGELEDTERILKIIATV, encoded by the coding sequence ATGACTGATTCCTCTCCTGCCTTACCCTTACTCTTTAAGGGAATCGCGCTCTTTACCCCTGGGGGCGATATTATCTATGGAATTGATCCGAATAAACAAGACCGATGGCATACCCATCTTTGTACAGGGTTACAAGAAGTCTTAGGGTTATCTGAGCCGCCTCATTTTCTCATTCCCAGTTATACGGCCACTATTGACCGTTGGCGAGATCCTAAAACTCAAAACCTCCACACTGTCGCGGAATGTTATCCGCCTGTACAACGCTATAAATACTTGTTAAATGCCCTGTTCGGGACTCCTAATCTGACTTGGCAGGTGGTGCCGTGGCAAGAGGAATTTTGCGAACCTTTGATAGTGGAAAGCTATCGTTCCCGCTTTCCTGAATTATGGGACTGTCATGATTTAATTATCCCCTATCATCGTTTGCCCAATCCTTGGGAGGAGTTCCAAGCGGTGCCGAGTTTATCCTTTTTGGATTCGCCCAATACTTATGTATTAAGACTATTTGTTTCTGGCGATCGCAGCAGTACGGAAAAAACCCTCATGAACCTCCATAGACTGCTGGAAGACGGCCTAAAATTTCCCTACACCCTCAAAGTGATTGACATTTTCAAACATCCTGAACAGGCCGAAAAAGACCAAGTATCCGCTACCCCCACCCTCGTCCGAGCGTGGCCGACTCCCGTTCGCCGGATTGTGGGGGAGTTGGAGGATACTGAACGGATTTTAAAGATTATTGCAACAGTCTAA
- a CDS encoding N-acetylmuramoyl-L-alanine amidase, translated as MKYGIDMGHNAPPDVGASSRFGLEDDLTKAVGTQVIQKLRDLGHEVIDCTPSQANSVTNSLWQRVNAANTHRVDVFVSIHFNAFNGSAHGTEIYAVSDAGRRIAQPVLESIVALGFFNRQVKNGSHLYVLRNTNMPAILVECCFMDSERDMNRYNTTAMANAIVIGLAGRLPDSSRNEPSPGDRTKALQEALNRLQIRDSNGRSLVEDGITGPATRSATQRFHEIVGINAAGDPVSFTWNALEEIFTQPVLRPNEAEGIAVRYVQFRIGGELTAVYDQPTVELVRSYQRRQGLAADGIVGPQTWSQLLGNPIPRLALEIIRDTVLKQQPIDSTLISDPNLKYNINRGEVLPLHSWNEEGNHVKVALRDHTFNGFNTWYAFVDHIEILENGKPLQQEPAVEQPQVQRNDAFNLPGYTSTFYLNEPILPNGHFFWREALHNGQRIPQSKAHVENILALASRLEEVRQRLGGFPMTVTSWYRPEPWNRQAGGAPNSRHLSGQAVDFLRPGLTGRQMASRLSNWPGGMGIYTQYPNLLHLDIRPYRARWGGA; from the coding sequence ATGAAATATGGAATTGATATGGGACACAATGCCCCCCCAGATGTTGGGGCATCTTCCCGCTTTGGTCTAGAGGATGATCTCACCAAAGCCGTCGGAACACAAGTGATTCAGAAATTGCGAGATCTGGGTCATGAAGTGATTGACTGCACCCCCAGCCAAGCCAATAGTGTCACTAATTCACTCTGGCAGCGTGTGAATGCCGCCAACACCCACCGAGTTGATGTATTCGTTTCCATTCACTTTAATGCTTTTAATGGCAGCGCCCACGGTACCGAAATCTATGCGGTCAGTGATGCCGGACGGCGCATTGCTCAACCGGTGTTAGAAAGTATTGTCGCCTTGGGCTTTTTCAATCGCCAAGTGAAAAATGGCTCTCATCTGTATGTGTTGCGAAATACCAATATGCCCGCTATTTTGGTGGAATGTTGTTTCATGGACTCAGAACGAGACATGAACCGATATAACACCACCGCGATGGCCAATGCCATTGTCATTGGATTAGCGGGGAGACTGCCAGATTCCAGTCGCAATGAACCCAGTCCGGGCGATCGCACCAAAGCCCTCCAAGAAGCCCTCAATCGTCTCCAAATTCGGGATAGCAACGGCAGAAGTTTAGTCGAAGATGGGATCACCGGACCCGCTACCCGGTCGGCAACCCAACGGTTTCATGAAATTGTCGGCATTAACGCCGCCGGGGATCCTGTGTCTTTTACTTGGAACGCCCTTGAAGAAATTTTCACCCAACCTGTCCTCCGTCCCAATGAAGCGGAAGGAATTGCCGTGCGCTATGTTCAATTTCGCATCGGGGGGGAACTGACGGCCGTGTATGATCAACCGACCGTTGAACTGGTCAGAAGTTACCAACGCCGTCAAGGACTAGCGGCCGATGGGATTGTGGGGCCTCAAACCTGGTCCCAACTCCTTGGCAATCCAATCCCCCGTTTAGCCTTGGAAATTATTCGAGATACGGTGCTGAAACAACAACCCATTGATAGCACCCTGATTTCCGATCCCAACTTGAAATACAACATCAATCGGGGGGAAGTCTTGCCCTTGCATAGTTGGAACGAAGAAGGCAACCATGTAAAAGTCGCCCTACGAGATCACACCTTTAATGGGTTTAACACTTGGTACGCCTTTGTAGACCATATTGAAATTCTCGAAAACGGCAAACCCTTACAACAAGAACCCGCCGTCGAACAACCTCAAGTTCAACGGAATGATGCCTTTAACCTGCCCGGTTATACCAGCACCTTCTACCTCAATGAACCTATTCTGCCCAACGGTCACTTTTTCTGGCGAGAAGCCCTGCATAATGGTCAGCGCATCCCCCAATCCAAAGCCCATGTAGAAAATATTCTCGCCCTCGCTTCCCGCTTAGAAGAAGTACGGCAACGCTTAGGTGGGTTTCCCATGACAGTGACCAGTTGGTATCGTCCCGAACCGTGGAACCGTCAAGCTGGGGGCGCCCCGAATTCTCGCCATTTATCCGGCCAAGCGGTGGACTTTCTCCGGCCGGGTTTAACCGGGCGACAAATGGCTAGCCGTTTAAGTAATTGGCCTGGAGGCATGGGGATTTATACCCAGTATCCCAATTTATTACACTTAGATATCCGTCCCTATCGCGCCCGTTGGGGAGGGGCTTAG
- a CDS encoding ferredoxin-thioredoxin reductase variable chain, producing MKIGDRVRVKESVIVYHHPENKKQAFDIKGMEGELTAIITEWEGRPVSANFPYLVQFSKKFRAHLKEEEVESI from the coding sequence ATGAAAATTGGCGATCGCGTTCGTGTTAAAGAATCTGTTATTGTGTATCATCACCCCGAAAACAAAAAACAAGCCTTCGACATCAAAGGGATGGAAGGCGAACTAACAGCGATTATTACGGAGTGGGAAGGTAGACCTGTAAGTGCAAATTTTCCCTACCTAGTCCAGTTCAGCAAGAAATTCCGCGCTCACCTCAAAGAGGAAGAAGTAGAAAGCATTTAA
- the rimM gene encoding ribosome maturation factor RimM (Essential for efficient processing of 16S rRNA), whose protein sequence is MIQTSPLPEIAPEHLMEVGTIVSPQGLQGALRVYPSSDFPERFLNPGLRWLQLPNASAPQMVELVAGRALPGKNLYVIELAGIGDRTQAENLRGAKLLVSQEDRPPLGEEEYHVADLLNLQVINQLTGETIGQITDVFSAGHDLLEVTLKTPPPENSPEIELSPPKRNKQRRKQSKPPTVLIPFVKEIVPVIDLKAGCVEIHPPPGLLEVNQA, encoded by the coding sequence ATGATTCAAACCTCCCCTCTACCCGAAATTGCCCCAGAACATCTGATGGAAGTGGGAACCATTGTCTCTCCCCAAGGTCTTCAGGGGGCTTTGCGGGTCTATCCCAGTTCCGATTTCCCAGAACGCTTTCTCAATCCCGGTCTGCGCTGGTTACAATTGCCAAACGCTTCCGCACCGCAGATGGTGGAGTTAGTGGCCGGACGAGCCTTGCCGGGGAAAAATCTGTATGTGATTGAATTGGCCGGAATTGGCGATCGCACCCAAGCCGAAAATCTCCGCGGGGCTAAATTATTAGTCTCCCAAGAGGATCGCCCCCCCCTTGGTGAAGAAGAATATCACGTCGCCGATCTACTCAACCTCCAAGTCATTAACCAATTAACGGGAGAAACCATCGGACAAATCACTGACGTATTTAGTGCCGGACATGATCTCCTAGAAGTTACCCTCAAAACTCCCCCCCCCGAAAATTCTCCGGAAATAGAATTATCCCCCCCGAAAAGGAACAAACAACGGCGGAAACAGTCGAAACCGCCAACGGTTTTAATTCCCTTTGTTAAGGAGATTGTACCTGTGATCGACCTCAAGGCGGGCTGTGTCGAAATTCACCCCCCCCCGGGTCTTTTAGAAGTGAATCAAGCTTGA